Proteins from a genomic interval of Danio rerio strain Tuebingen ecotype United States chromosome 4, GRCz12tu, whole genome shotgun sequence:
- the LOC137487636 gene encoding uncharacterized protein, protein MSKRKYKKYLEPGNVSIIPAKTRQRLEKMAGFEVESIKETNLDLLVTDQSCSATDDFFSDINEVSSDSEEEDQLRINNHNVDHSSMDSGQIHEDTDKTPCHMSDSEEEEESMISNHNADNSSIDPEQINTDTDKTPSNMSDSEGGDLSDLLVLDEPEENTFSTSSEDTDGTDSESDDPTPTDDPLKKIGTDKGMDNILKSTGSITKAEALLLIMTHAAVHNITGCQLDDLLTLINFLFGNDVVPGSKHLFNKVFKNNSEIVDFHLYCQACKCHLGTQKQVTDQNINQCPSCSETVDITTLNNGSFFINVPVAPQIQNLLENPEIQKHLGYRFDRPHSVENVISDIFDGAFYEKLSEPGGILSNSNNFSYNFNSDGSPVFKSSKFSIWPIHLHLNELPPKIRFKHVILAGLWFGTHEPSMQVYLKPFTEQAKSLSSKGVSWRKNGVQINSKIVGICCCVDSKARPAMQNMT, encoded by the exons ATGTCAAAACGGAAATATAAGAAATACCTGGAGCCTGGCAATGTGTCCATCATACCAGCCAAAACCAGACAAAGGCTTGAGAAGATGGCTGGTTTTGAG GTGGAAAGCATTAAGGAGACAAATTTGGACCTGTTGGTTACTGACCAGAGTTGTTCAGCTACAGATGACTTCTTTTCAGATATAAATGAGGTTTCTTCAGATTCAGAG GAGGAAGATCAATTAAGGATAAACAACCACAATGTTGACCACAGCTCAATGGACTCTGGACAGATCCACGAAGACACAGACAAGACCCCCTGTCACATGTCTGATTcagag GAGGAAGAAGAATCGATGATAAGCAACCACAATGCTGACAACAGCTCAATAGACCCAGAGCAGATCAACACAGACACAGACAAGACCCCTTCTAACATGTCTGATTCAGAG GGTGGAGATTTATCAGATTTACTTGTTTTGGACGAACCAGAGGAGAACACTTTTAGCACATCTTCTGAAGACACAGATGGAACAGATAGTGAAAGTGATGATCCAACGCCAACTGATGATCCACTTAAAAAAATAGGCACGGACAAAGGCATGGACAATATTCTCAAATCCACAGGCTCCATCACAAAGGCTGAGGCTCTACTGCTAATAATGACTCATGCTGCTGTGCATAACATTACTGGCTGTCAACTAGATGACTTGTTGACTCTGATTAATTTCCTGTTTGGTAATGATGTTGTTCCAGGTTCAAAACATTTGTTTAACAAGGTTTTCAAGAACAACTCAGAGATTGTAGACTTTCACCTTTATTGTCAGGCCTGCAAATGCCACTTAGGCACACAAAAACAAGTCACTGACCAGAACATAAATCAATGTCCATCCTGCAGCGAAACAGTTGACATCACTACTTTAAATAATGGTAGCTTTTTTATCAATGTGCCAGTTGCACCACAAATCCAGAATCTTCTGGAAAATCCTGAAATACAGAAGCACCTCGGCTATCGCTTTGACAGACCACACAGTGTTGAGAATGTTATCTCAGACATATTTGATGGAGCATTTTATGAAAAGCTGTCTGAACCAGGAGGGATTCTGTCAAATTCTAACAACTTTTCATACAATTTTAATTCAGATGGGTCTCCTGTTTTCAAATCTTCAAAATTTTCTATTTGGCCAATACACCTACACTTGAATGAACTACCTCCCAAAATTAGATTCAAGCATGTGATTCTTGCCGGTCTTTGGTTTGGAACCCATGAGCCATCTATGCAAGTTTACCTGAAACCATTTACTGAACAAGCAAAGTCACTCAGCTCTAAAGGTGTTTCATGGAGAAAAAATGGTGTTCAGATAAATAGCAAAATTGTTGGCATCTGCTGCTGTGTAGATTCTAAAGCAAGACCGGCAATGCAGAACATGACCTAA